In the Arachis stenosperma cultivar V10309 chromosome 8, arast.V10309.gnm1.PFL2, whole genome shotgun sequence genome, taattatttttagaagaataataatttttttaaaataaaataataaattattatttatttttttaaaaattcagaaTGTTATAAGTTGTTTATGAccttttaataataaattatgaataatttattttgtaaaattgttaaatttcaaattttattagtttaaaaattattaaatttaaaattttaaaattatatattaaattttttataattttctatatttaattaaaccggtttAACTACGATTCAActctaattaaattattatcagTTACTCAACCGGTTCGATAATTGGTCCGATTCTCACAGCGTTAATTATAATTCACgagatttagtttttaaaaaaataactgcaattccttttaattttaaatttaaaatgaatctaatcataattattgaaattgaactgaattaaaaataattttaaattaatgtttttaaataaaattatattaattaaaaattaaattgatatgatataaaaataataaaaaattatactaattttaatttgatctaaaaatatatatatttacttcGTTGCGAATGTAAATGAGATAATAATGcatatatttttcatataaacTAAATATGTTTTGATTTCTAAactgcatatatatatataacctaAAAATTGTgtcttatatatattattaaataaaatatttaatttatttatattaaaaaaattattcaaaataaaataaaataaaatattttttctaaaataaaaataaaatttattatctattatatatataacacaagTTGAAAGAAATTTAATGTATAAATACTTTAGAATATAATGAAAGTATATATACAAATCCATCATATTAATTTGACCGAACTGATTTTTCTTCGAATCTCCTATCTTGTTTAATTATTGAAGTTTACGGTGAACATtaccaaaaataaattaaacatgaTATACAATtacatgtaaaaaaaaatttgataattaacttattttttaaaattttaaaataattcaaTTCACCTATAAAATTTAGTAGTACAATTTAAATATGAGAAAGTCTAGAGGGTCagtaattttgttaaaatttggcCAGCACTTAACCATCAAAAGTAAAATAAGTAATCCTGCACCATTGAATGTAATCTCCCACCGTTAAACACACTTATGATGGCTAATTGATGGCTATATATCACAATTTCTGCTGGCCCCCTAGCACTCCTCTTTAAATATTATAGAAATGGATATGGATAACAGGATTGGAAAGAAACGAGTTGCTGCGTGGTATGAATATATTTTGCCACCTAAATAAGAAGAGATACTTGTCTAAATCACAAGGTGAGATGAATGCATACGTGTACAACATAAAAGAAACAATAGCAAAACTGATTGTGTGAATAAAGCAGCAGCATAAGGAGATAAATCAATAACAGCATTGAATCTTAATAGAAAAAGAGGAGTCAGAAAAAAAATCGTGACAAATTTCAAAGAAAGAGACAAGTCAATATATAACAGCGTTAAATATTAATTCACATATAAAATTTAGAAGTCCCATAATATATCTATAGAAATGGATATATACAATAATGGAAGAACTAATTAACATAACGTTTTGCGTGGCATGAACCTATTTTGCCACGGAAACAAGAAGAGACACTCGTTTGATTCACAAGGTGACACAAAGACGTATAAATATACAAATACAACATAAAAGAGCCAGAatacaagaagaagaagaaaaggcaGGTGAATAACAACGTTGAATATTAATGGAAAAACAGGAGTCAAAGAAAAAACTCGGAGATGGACCCCAAATTTCAAGGATGGAGCCGGTTAcacatggtgcctatggtggtGGAATGTACGGAACAGAAAAGGaccaacaagaagaagaaaaagataatcAGCAACAAACAAAGGCACCAGCAAGCGAGAGCCAAAGTGCTGATGGTCCCGTTGATAAAAATGTCATAGAATTCAAGCACCATCCTCCTTCTACTGGAGATCGAGATATAGACATTACTGGCCAATCTTATATCCAATAATTTACTCATGtaaaatcataattatcatactAGTACCAGTATTACAATTAATACATCTCCCTCCCTTATTTCCCTTTTCTGCCTAGTGCAATAGCCAATAATATCAGCGTAATACATGTAAGTACATATAGATATTTATAAGAAGTTTCATGTATGATATAAAttatctcttctttttatcctatttttccTTTTATCCGATGATACTAATATGAGTACGCACCTTTGTACAATTGTATTTAATACTCGACAAAAtaaaatggaagaagaagtaACAGAATGCTTACCGTTATTTAGTATTTACAATGGATCATTAAAATATGCATCTACAATAACAGTATAGAAATTCACTGTATATACCACATTCTCTATTCCTTGATAGTGTATCCGATtctaaaaaattgataaagtaTTAATTCTACTAAATTGTGAATGGAGCTATAACTATgaaagtagaaaaaaaaaaaggaaaaacagcTGTTTTAAGTTCTAATCCAAACCCAGTTTACAAATCTGTATAACCGAAGGGGCATCCCAAATGGCAGTtcgttttttaaattttaagaaactTTCGACGCACTCTTCCAAATCCATAGATCGAACTCTCTTTCGTTCACCAGCAAGTTTCTTTCCAACAACACGATCAAATATCTTCTCCCAACCAGCCTCCCATCTATCATGGGCATCGCACAGCTCAAGGGCCCCATGGGCCCAATGGGTCCAACTCCACTCCTTGTCCAGTGACTCCATCACACTCTCCACGCACTTCCCCTGGCACACGGGATTACACGGCCTGCATTTCGCCCCACTCAACGGGCCCGGGCTGACAAGAGCAGCCACTGGCACGCCGTATCGGGCCGGAGGAAAATCGTACCTACGGTCCGAAACAATGCAAAAGGGGAGAAGCTTGGTGAGATGGGCCACCTTTTGGGTAGTTAGTTGGGCTTTGAAGGCTGACTCTGAGTTGAGGTTGTTGAATCCGGCAGAGTCGAGTTTTGGAATGAGGGAAAGCCTAGACAATGCGACGGTTGAGGTTTTAATATCGCCGGCGCCGAAACGGTCGTTGAGGCCTCCGTACGAGGATCCAACTGGAACGAGGTACTTGCCTCTTACAAAGTTTTCTGGGCCAAGGGGTTTGTTCCAGTACCCATCAACTCTTGTTCGAACTACCCAATCGTAGGTGAAATTGTTCTTCTCTTGATATGATTTTATCATCTTTAAGCATCCTTCCACCAAGTTGAAATATTGAAGAAGCCCCTGCCAGAACATATTGAAAACACCAATTATTTGCACGTTAGCCCTAAAGTATTGACAAGTAGTGGAACAAAAATtcacattattttattttttgtgtcgACTAATTAACTAAGAAAAGACGCCAGTACCATTAGATCCACAAACGGCCTTTTCAAAAGTAATTTAATCATGTCATATGATTAATTCTAACATCTATACTAGATTAAAGCCCAAGAGAACATATTTTAAGCCATGATCCGTTTCTGTTCTTAGTAAGCGAAGTATGGTGTAGCATTCTAACTTTATTTACTGATCCAGCATTAAGAAATTCACCTaataatgattaaaaaaatatattcctgattagatatttattttaaacttatgatattatattatataaaattagaGTAGTAACAGGTGATATTCGGATGAGAAGGAAAATACAGGGGAAGCTCAATATGGAACCCCAAGCTGCTGAATGAGATGTAGAGaatttttctcaaaattatATCAACATCATAGGACGAGATAATAAATAGTAAGTCCAGGTATACAGGTCATTAGAAATAAATAGAAGGCTCTTATTGCCTTATTGGACAgttcgaaataataaaaaaaaatgaatgttTTAATAGTTataacttaaaataaaataagcaaTATGAAGCTTTTGTAACAGCTAGAGTTATGTTTGTGTGacgaataaaataaaatagtactGCAACTTTTGAAATGGACCGCTTCCCACTAAAtaagaaagaataaaaagaatatCTGCTATTCGATCACGGAGGAGGTTAACGCAGGCTAAGACACTAAGAGGCATTATTGATGACGTTATGAAATAAAAATCTTTGAATTCGTTGGGATTTTAAACGTAGAATTGTTGAATTGCAAGTGGAAACAAGCTACGGTTATTTGGTGATGACCTAAGAAGCACTACAAGGAacgttctttttatttttttttccctttttttttgggAATAGATGAACGTTCATTTTATGGCTTATTGTAACTTCAAGAGACCAAGTAAATTAAATGAGAGGCAAATTTCACTGCCGAGCAAACTCAACAAAATAATGCTGGAACAAATTATTCAACAGAAAATGTGAATAATCTAATCTAGACAgaattagaaaacaaaaatggaagagaaattaaagaaaatatatatcTAAAAAAGTTGTAACcaatatgagagagaaaaataaatacTTAAATAGTATATTATTTAGGTAAGAGATCATTTGAAagaattaatttgtatttattagtCAAAGGGAAAAGGTTTGTATAGATATATTACCAATTTTATATCATGGtcaatattaataaaaatattgactACAGCgattaaagaaaacaaaaataaaataaaagtgaagTAATGTTAAATAAGGAGTGCATTTTTTTCCTAACGAAAAAGAAATTTGTTAACACCCGGGACGGTTTGCCATATGCCATCCCATTTAGacacacacaaaaaaaagtACCATTCCATTTATAAAATATTGTTAGCCGCCTTTCACGTACTTAATTGGATAAATAGAGAGTTTAATGAAAAGTTTAATTTTCATGTACTTAATTAGATATTAGCTTATGAGAGATTTGCATTGACTAttattggctaacaatggataGAAATTAAATTCCTATTAAAAGTggtttatcaaaataataatagtGATTCCAAACTTTCCTACCACCACTTTCCGtaatatttttctcttctctctattattgaaaaatattatgTCCCCCTCGAGAATGACGATTGAAGTCGAAAGCTGCTTTTTAGCATCCGTAGTAATAGACTTTGGAAGATGataggaagaagaaaagaatgaattaatttttcaaacaaaacaaattttaataataaaaataagaaatttgcATTTTTCTATTTGGTTAGGTGATGATGAGAAAGGGTATCTGGAAAGAAAAGAATTCGATCGACACTGCAAAAAAGAAAATCCACTGAGGTGGAAAACCAAAAAAACTCTCCCTAAAGAAAAGTGCTAAATCAAAAGAAacgataataaaaaaaaacatacatGGAAGAAGTGTACGTATTATTGTAGTATATTAATTCAGAAATATAATACTAATACTCCAAAATTACGAAGCtgttgaattattattattattattattattattattattattattattattattgaaacgaaaaaaatgagagaaaaaGAATAGGCATGAAACCTGGACACCGTTAGGCGAGTTCATGGAGGAGAGGACTCTGACGTAGGAATCGTTCTCGGGCAATGGCTGAGGCTGGAAGATTCTAACGGCGGCGATTTTAGGCGCGGAATTCAACAGCGAGAACTTGTACGTGTCTGAATCCAACGGACTATGCAAGAACAGATCGGAATTCGGGTACTCCTTCAGAATCATCTCTATTATGGACGGTCCTGTGAGTTCGAACCTTCTAGCACCTCCAACCAAACACACCGCCATTCTTGATCGCAACAACTCCTCCTTCGAAGGCGAAGGAGGAGAATCGTCATCCATTATGGCGGTGGTGGTGGTTCCCAAAGGGAACCTGATACTGATAAAGTGGCGGACCGGGTAAAAGGCGGAAAAGTTTGTTAAAGTGGTTGGGTTGGGAAAAGAAAGGAacatgaaaaataaagaaagggGTAGTGCCATTATTAACACAAGGAAACGCCAATCAAGATTCCAACCCAGTTTCGTAAAGGGCATGGAAATTTTCCTCGGGCTCCGTAGcatctttttctctttctttttcggtTATCGGTTCTCTCTAACTAACTGATTTGGTTTTAGGTACGGTTATCACGGTTACTACTACTGGTAGTTTGGTTTTTTGTGAGGGGAAAACGGAAACCCCTGAGAGAGGTTGGTGATGATGACGcgcttctccttcttcttcccttgtTAATTGCTCACGTGGTGTGCGATGGATGCGATGATATGAAAAGAAGGAAGCTAGCTAGAGAGAAAATGGAAGGAGCATGTTTACACTTATCAACATGGCTGTTACCACACGCATATTTGGCTGCCTGGCTTTGATGACCTACCATCTCAGACTTAGAATCAGAAATgaaga is a window encoding:
- the LOC130945083 gene encoding uncharacterized protein LOC130945083, which codes for MLRSPRKISMPFTKLGWNLDWRFLVLIMALPLSLFFMFLSFPNPTTLTNFSAFYPVRHFISIRFPLGTTTTAIMDDDSPPSPSKEELLRSRMAVCLVGGARRFELTGPSIIEMILKEYPNSDLFLHSPLDSDTYKFSLLNSAPKIAAVRIFQPQPLPENDSYVRVLSSMNSPNGVQGLLQYFNLVEGCLKMIKSYQEKNNFTYDWVVRTRVDGYWNKPLGPENFVRGKYLVPVGSSYGGLNDRFGAGDIKTSTVALSRLSLIPKLDSAGFNNLNSESAFKAQLTTQKVAHLTKLLPFCIVSDRRYDFPPARYGVPVAALVSPGPLSGAKCRPCNPVCQGKCVESVMESLDKEWSWTHWAHGALELCDAHDRWEAGWEKIFDRVVGKKLAGERKRVRSMDLEECVESFLKFKKRTAIWDAPSVIQICKLGLD